A segment of the Sphingobacterium oryzagri genome:
CAGAATGGAATAACTTTGCGCTCCTGGTCTAGTGTTGCTGCGATTTTAGCCCAGGCATCGGCATTTGGGCTTGTTTCCCGCTGTCGTAATTCGTCTTGAAAAAGCTTATCTAATTGCTCGTCGTTCATAACACTTGTCCCTCCATTTTTACCAACTTTTCCTTCAGCCATTGCCGGGCACGGGAAAGTTGTGATTTTGAATTGCTCTCACTGATGGCAAGTTGCTCCGCAATTTCCCGATGGGAGTAGCCATCAATGACGTATAAATTGAATATCGTACGGTAGCCTAATGGCAACGTTTGGATAATGCTGAGCAGATCTTTGTACTGTACATTGTTTTCTGTCTGCAGGCTACCCGCAATGCTATCGTGTTTCTCCTCCACAGATTCGAAATAGGCAAGGCTATGCTTGCGGTGATTTTCAATAGCGGTGTTGACCATTATCTTCCGTATCCAACCTTCCAAAGAACCTTTATTATCGAAAAAGGTACATTTTTGAAAGACTTTAATAAAGCCTAATTGCAGGATGTCGTTAGCATCATCTTCACTACGTGCATAGCGAAGACAAACCGTGTACATCTTCTTGGAAAACAATTGGTAAAGCCCAAATTGTGCTTTACGCTCGCCTTTTAGGCAGCCACTCCATAATGTCTCTAATTGTTTTTTTTCCAAGATTAATTAGTCTTATAGTAGGAAGACGAGCAAAACAAAGCGAAGGTTGCACGGGGATAAAAATTATTTTATCGAAATTTTTCGGCTGGTTGGTGAAAGTGTCTGGATAGTAATAGCGCGTGCATCCGCAGGAAGCAGATTAGGGATTTTTTCGGGCCATTCGACAAAGCAATAGGTATCGGCGTAGAAATAATCTTCGTAGCCCAGATCGAGCGCTTCCTCTTCGGTTTTGAGGCGGTAAAAGTCGAAATGATAGATGATACCTTGACGGGAAGCGTATTCATTGACGATGGAAAATGTTGGGCTGGAGGTAGCATCTTCCACACCCAATGCCTGGCAAAGCGCATTGACCAATGTTGTTTTGCCTGCGCCCATTGCTCCATAAAACAAAAAAATCCTGTCGTCTGGAAAGGCCGACAAGATCTTTTCTGCAGCGTCATTTAATTCTTCTAAGTTGTTTACGAGAATTTCCATGACCAAATGTATTTATTTTGGCGTATATACCGCATACGGGATAATCATTTCTTCCAGAGAAATGCCACCATGCTGAAAGGTGCCGTTGTAATAATTTGAAAAATGGTTGTAATTATTGGGATAAACAAAGAAATAGTCGTCTTTTGAAAACACAAAAGAGGAGCTTACATGCAGTTTGGGCAGCTGGGCATCGTGTGGGTTTTTGATCACAAACACTTCCTTTGCATTGTAATTGAGGTTTTTGCCCTGCTTGTAACGCAAGTTTGTATTAGTGTTGCGGTCGCCAATGATTTTGCTCGGACGCTTTACGCGGATTGTTCCATGATCTGTCGTGATGATTACTTTCACGTTGCGCTGTGCCAGCCATTTGAGCGTCTCAAGCAAGGGCGAATGCTCAAACCAAGAGAGCGTGAGCGACCGATAGGCGCCCTCGTCGTTAGCGAGCTCGCGAATCATGGCCATGTCGGTGCGCGCGTGCGAAAGCATATCGACAAAGTTATAAACCAGTACGTTGAGGTCATTCTGCATCAGATTGTTCAACGAATCCAAAATATCTTTTCCTTGATCTAAGGTTAATATTTTATGGTAGGAGTGTTTGATGTCGCGGCGGTACAGGCGCCCGATCTGGTCGGCCAAAAATTTGTCTTCGTTAAGATTCTTACCGCCTTCTTCGTCGTCATTTTGCCACAGGTCGGGAAAGCGTCGTTCCATTTCCAGCGGTGTCAGACCGCTAAAAATAGCATTTCGGGCGTATTGCGTCGCCGTTGGTAATATGCTGAAATAAGCATCTTCCTCTTCTAGTCGGTAGTAATCGGTAATCACATCGTTGATGATCTTCCATTGATCGTAACGCAGGTTGTCAATCAAAAAAAAGAAAGTCGGGCGCTCAGCCTGTAGTGCCGGAAAGACCTTCTTTTTAAATAGTTGATGCGATTGTACAGGGCCTTCTTCTTTATTTTGAATCCAGTTGAGGTAGTTTTTCTCTACAAATTTGGAGAATAGGGTATTGGCATCCGACTTTTGCATGGTGAGAATTTCGTGCATACCCGCATCTTCTAACTTTTGCAGCGAAAGCTCCCAATAGATCAGCTTTTTGTAGGCATCCGTCCACTGCTTATAGTCGAGGTCATCATTGATGGTCATGCCCAGGTTCCGGAATTCCTGCTGGTAAGCCATCGATGTTTTTTCACTAACCAGGCGTTTATTTTCTGTGAATTTTTTAATGGTCAACAAAATTTGCTTCGGGTTGACAGGCTTGATTAAGTAATCATCGATCTTGGATCCGATAGCATCTTCCATCAGGTGCTCTTCCTCGTTTTTGGTAACCAACACCGTCGGGATGGTCGGATTGATCGTTTTTAAGATCGCTAATGTCTCTAATCCTGTTTTGCCAGGCATATTTTCATCGAGGAAAACGAGATCAAATGGTTCGTTTTGGAAAGCCTCGACCGCGTCATTTCCATTATTGACCGTTTTAACGCGGTATCCTTTTTCTTCAAGAAGCATAACGTGCGGTCGAAGAAAATCGATCTCATCATCAGCCCAAAGTA
Coding sequences within it:
- a CDS encoding PglZ domain-containing protein, whose product is MINKIHILWADDEIDFLRPHVMLLEEKGYRVKTVNNGNDAVEAFQNEPFDLVFLDENMPGKTGLETLAILKTINPTIPTVLVTKNEEEHLMEDAIGSKIDDYLIKPVNPKQILLTIKKFTENKRLVSEKTSMAYQQEFRNLGMTINDDLDYKQWTDAYKKLIYWELSLQKLEDAGMHEILTMQKSDANTLFSKFVEKNYLNWIQNKEEGPVQSHQLFKKKVFPALQAERPTFFFLIDNLRYDQWKIINDVITDYYRLEEEDAYFSILPTATQYARNAIFSGLTPLEMERRFPDLWQNDDEEGGKNLNEDKFLADQIGRLYRRDIKHSYHKILTLDQGKDILDSLNNLMQNDLNVLVYNFVDMLSHARTDMAMIRELANDEGAYRSLTLSWFEHSPLLETLKWLAQRNVKVIITTDHGTIRVKRPSKIIGDRNTNTNLRYKQGKNLNYNAKEVFVIKNPHDAQLPKLHVSSSFVFSKDDYFFVYPNNYNHFSNYYNGTFQHGGISLEEMIIPYAVYTPK
- the tsaE gene encoding tRNA (adenosine(37)-N6)-threonylcarbamoyltransferase complex ATPase subunit type 1 TsaE, yielding MEILVNNLEELNDAAEKILSAFPDDRIFLFYGAMGAGKTTLVNALCQALGVEDATSSPTFSIVNEYASRQGIIYHFDFYRLKTEEEALDLGYEDYFYADTYCFVEWPEKIPNLLPADARAITIQTLSPTSRKISIK
- a CDS encoding RNA polymerase sigma factor translates to MEKKQLETLWSGCLKGERKAQFGLYQLFSKKMYTVCLRYARSEDDANDILQLGFIKVFQKCTFFDNKGSLEGWIRKIMVNTAIENHRKHSLAYFESVEEKHDSIAGSLQTENNVQYKDLLSIIQTLPLGYRTIFNLYVIDGYSHREIAEQLAISESNSKSQLSRARQWLKEKLVKMEGQVL